A genomic segment from Methanoplanus limicola DSM 2279 encodes:
- a CDS encoding TrmB family transcriptional regulator, with translation MKNKVIEALKLLGLTEYESKAYVSIVGLGMSSAREIHENSGVPLGRIYSVLKELADKGFIDVQEGNPSYYSSPDPSIILNSFRMEINKNIDESIKYLGDLHLGTKPVPPFWTIRSEWSIKNRVKSLIVNAEKEIIFVVDDFSTFKWALSDVVKAKKRLNIEIYASKKSDFEGTGLRITEFSERWQKFMKNVEEKSMRFDGKITENKLLMIIDESTAFVINSSEEENYGTIIMMPAFVFMLKNNIKILEGSI, from the coding sequence ATGAAAAATAAGGTGATTGAAGCTCTGAAATTACTTGGACTGACCGAATATGAATCAAAAGCCTATGTTTCTATTGTGGGGCTGGGCATGTCCTCAGCGAGGGAGATACATGAAAACAGCGGTGTTCCTCTTGGAAGAATATACTCTGTATTGAAAGAACTGGCGGATAAGGGGTTTATTGATGTTCAGGAGGGAAACCCTTCTTATTATTCTTCACCTGATCCTTCAATAATCCTGAATTCATTCCGGATGGAAATTAACAAAAATATTGATGAATCTATAAAATATCTTGGAGATCTTCATTTAGGTACAAAACCTGTACCTCCTTTCTGGACCATACGGAGTGAATGGTCAATAAAGAACAGGGTTAAATCTCTTATTGTAAATGCTGAAAAAGAGATAATTTTTGTTGTTGATGATTTTAGTACTTTTAAGTGGGCATTAAGTGATGTTGTAAAAGCAAAAAAAAGACTGAATATTGAAATTTATGCCTCAAAAAAATCTGATTTTGAAGGAACCGGTTTAAGGATTACAGAGTTTTCTGAAAGATGGCAGAAGTTCATGAAAAATGTTGAGGAGAAGTCAATGAGATTTGATGGAAAAATAACAGAAAATAAGTTACTTATGATTATTGATGAATCAACGGCTTTTGTGATTAATTCTTCTGAGGAGGAGAACTACGGTACAATAATTATGATGCCGGCATTTGTTTTTATGCTTAAAAATAATATCAAAATTCTGGAAGGCAGCATATAA
- a CDS encoding efflux RND transporter permease subunit, with the protein MSGLNEAYRKTGEIINRHPKTILLLLVVLFICAGYFTTYIKSQNMSDQYLDKSTPKGIIYDQYNDNFVSDTYILLIQTANPADYELLKDLLILEEQINRLDYIKSSTSIADIVSEMNGGVLPDNNKDINELISLLPEKDSGMFIPDSETAIAYIEVEQGISTDISATILPGVQSIVDTAVLPPGVYIEVTGGTPYNVEMQTAMVENGIVLVLGAFALMFVVLGILFSNMRHWYLPIVLLLVSLIYTFGFMGAFNIPFNNGAVAALPILLGLGIDYAVQFHARFDEERRKDQSIHDSVLETVSNTGPAVLLAMLATTMGFIAMILTPIPMIQSFGIVAIIGVACSYLTALFGFPAIASVMSYEPKYDNSGPAHRIMSAYDHVLGRLSKKIVRVSVPILIIAVSVAYIGVVTDSTIAIDTSTKDMAPPDLPAQLSLDKVQDVAGSVTAFPYYIKGDELTNIEVIQWIDRFGSFAEDNHEEITGVDSIATIIRKYNNNEIPDDQGTLNYILEEIPDDKKNPYLQGPDEAVVSFSTVSLSMDEESELKAAVSADITWLNPPAGIELFPTGDFDLYTALISQIAESKDQMTITGFILIFLFLLFAYRKLVAATPVVPIICIVGWNTVAMLILGMEYNPISACLGSMTIGVASEYTILVMERYIEEYEKSGDKTEAIITAVKKIGSAITVSGLVTASGFSALMLSAFPIIGTFGLSTVIAVGFSLIGAIFIMPAILTFYAGTENIIKKESKSSL; encoded by the coding sequence ATGTCAGGGTTAAATGAAGCATACCGGAAAACCGGAGAGATAATAAACAGGCATCCGAAGACAATCCTTCTGTTACTGGTTGTTCTTTTCATCTGCGCCGGATATTTCACAACGTATATAAAATCGCAGAATATGTCAGATCAGTATCTTGACAAATCAACTCCTAAGGGGATAATCTATGACCAGTACAATGACAATTTTGTATCTGACACCTATATACTTTTAATTCAGACTGCAAATCCTGCCGATTACGAACTGCTAAAAGATCTGCTGATACTGGAGGAGCAGATAAACAGACTTGATTATATCAAATCATCAACGTCAATTGCAGATATTGTTTCAGAAATGAACGGCGGAGTTCTGCCGGATAATAACAAAGATATAAATGAACTGATTTCACTTCTGCCGGAAAAAGATTCCGGGATGTTTATACCTGACAGTGAAACCGCCATTGCATATATAGAAGTTGAACAGGGGATATCAACTGACATTTCAGCCACAATTCTCCCCGGTGTGCAGTCAATTGTTGATACTGCCGTTCTTCCGCCGGGAGTTTATATTGAGGTCACAGGCGGCACACCGTATAATGTTGAGATGCAGACAGCAATGGTTGAGAATGGTATTGTACTTGTCCTTGGTGCATTTGCCCTGATGTTTGTCGTTCTTGGCATTCTCTTCTCAAATATGAGACACTGGTATCTGCCGATTGTGCTTCTGCTTGTAAGTTTAATTTACACCTTCGGCTTTATGGGTGCATTTAATATTCCGTTTAACAACGGTGCTGTAGCAGCACTGCCGATTCTTCTTGGCCTCGGTATAGATTATGCAGTTCAGTTTCATGCAAGATTTGACGAGGAGAGAAGAAAAGACCAGTCAATACATGATTCAGTGCTTGAAACAGTATCAAACACAGGTCCGGCAGTCCTCCTTGCAATGCTTGCAACTACAATGGGTTTTATTGCAATGATTTTAACCCCGATTCCAATGATTCAGAGTTTTGGAATTGTGGCAATAATCGGAGTTGCATGCAGTTATTTAACTGCACTATTCGGATTCCCGGCAATTGCATCAGTCATGTCATACGAGCCGAAATATGACAACAGCGGCCCTGCACACAGAATAATGTCAGCATACGATCATGTCCTTGGCAGGTTATCCAAAAAGATCGTCAGGGTATCAGTTCCGATATTAATAATTGCAGTCTCAGTTGCGTACATCGGTGTGGTAACCGATTCAACTATTGCAATAGATACAAGTACCAAAGACATGGCACCGCCTGACCTTCCTGCACAGTTATCCCTTGATAAAGTGCAGGATGTCGCAGGATCTGTGACTGCCTTTCCCTATTACATAAAAGGGGATGAGCTTACAAATATCGAAGTAATACAATGGATTGACAGATTTGGCAGTTTTGCTGAGGACAATCATGAAGAAATCACCGGAGTTGACAGTATTGCAACTATTATCCGGAAATACAATAACAATGAGATTCCAGATGACCAGGGGACTCTGAACTATATCCTTGAAGAAATTCCGGATGATAAAAAAAATCCCTATCTTCAGGGACCGGATGAAGCAGTGGTTTCATTTTCAACAGTAAGTCTCTCAATGGATGAAGAGAGTGAACTTAAGGCAGCGGTTTCAGCAGATATTACCTGGCTTAATCCTCCGGCGGGTATAGAACTCTTCCCCACAGGCGATTTTGACCTGTATACTGCCCTGATATCCCAGATTGCAGAGAGCAAAGACCAGATGACAATTACAGGATTTATCCTGATATTCCTCTTCCTGCTTTTTGCATACAGAAAACTGGTTGCAGCAACACCCGTAGTACCCATAATATGTATTGTCGGCTGGAATACAGTCGCAATGCTGATTCTTGGGATGGAATATAATCCAATCAGTGCCTGCCTGGGTTCAATGACGATAGGAGTTGCATCCGAATATACAATTCTTGTCATGGAGAGATATATCGAAGAGTATGAGAAATCCGGAGATAAGACGGAAGCTATTATAACTGCGGTTAAAAAAATCGGCTCTGCAATAACAGTATCGGGACTTGTCACTGCAAGCGGTTTTTCGGCCCTCATGCTCTCGGCATTTCCAATCATCGGCACCTTCGGTCTTTCAACTGTCATTGCGGTAGGGTTCTCGCTTATAGGTGCAATTTTTATAATGCCGGCAATTCTGACATTTTATGCAGGTACTGAGAACATAATCAAAAAAGAGAGTAAATCTTCTTTATAA
- a CDS encoding COG1361 S-layer family protein yields MKRISFFFLAVFIIFTAVIIPASAGDKFYSNGPELSAAVQGTNELPPGLDTTIVILVENRGLIDMKFVKATDITPDYSPTTAKSVKASLMPGDSPLTVKSAHQILGDIPSGYYKPAEFEINIPKDAKEGSYEILLKVEYEYMYNADQSGTDEISYTFKKVSEEIPVKIIIKPSLHLKVESVSSEELYAGGEGYVTIKIKNDGSDDGKETAIFIQPVGKSPITPVEDSVYIGDMNSGDVVSVRFKVSVSKDADPTQVYPVQVYAAYKNYEDQVQKTAPVSVGVGFKGKIQFKSTGDPTVVSSGEDALIYVTYKNTGDSTAYQAEGRISVVDPFSSDDSNVYLGNLKPGDSVQSIYKVKVSADATAKEYALDSEIRYNDAENNNYVSDTVKVLVSVEKRSDSTMFIAGFLVLVILLAMGAWFYSRKKNGK; encoded by the coding sequence ATGAAAAGAATATCTTTCTTCTTCCTTGCCGTATTTATCATATTTACGGCAGTCATAATCCCGGCATCAGCCGGAGATAAATTTTATTCAAACGGACCTGAACTTTCTGCGGCGGTTCAGGGGACAAATGAGCTGCCTCCCGGACTTGATACGACGATTGTGATTCTTGTTGAAAACCGTGGGCTTATAGATATGAAATTTGTCAAGGCAACGGATATAACTCCGGATTACAGCCCGACTACCGCAAAGTCTGTAAAGGCATCACTTATGCCAGGAGATTCTCCCCTGACTGTAAAATCCGCCCATCAGATATTGGGTGACATTCCTTCAGGGTATTACAAACCGGCAGAATTTGAGATTAATATCCCGAAGGATGCAAAGGAGGGAAGTTACGAAATTCTTCTGAAGGTCGAATATGAATATATGTATAATGCTGATCAGTCGGGCACTGATGAAATCTCATATACCTTCAAAAAAGTATCTGAGGAAATTCCGGTTAAGATAATCATTAAACCGTCACTTCACCTCAAAGTTGAGAGCGTAAGTTCTGAAGAGCTTTATGCCGGAGGTGAGGGCTATGTCACAATCAAGATTAAAAATGACGGTTCTGACGATGGTAAAGAGACAGCAATATTCATTCAGCCGGTTGGAAAAAGCCCCATAACTCCGGTTGAGGACAGTGTATATATTGGTGATATGAATTCCGGAGATGTGGTCAGTGTCAGATTTAAAGTTTCGGTCTCAAAGGATGCCGATCCAACACAGGTCTATCCGGTGCAGGTCTATGCGGCATATAAGAATTATGAAGATCAGGTTCAGAAGACCGCTCCTGTATCTGTCGGAGTCGGATTTAAAGGGAAGATCCAGTTTAAGTCTACCGGAGATCCGACTGTCGTCAGTTCCGGTGAAGACGCATTGATATATGTCACTTACAAAAACACCGGAGATTCGACTGCATATCAGGCAGAGGGGAGAATTAGTGTTGTTGATCCCTTCTCAAGTGATGACTCCAATGTTTATCTTGGTAATTTAAAACCCGGAGATTCAGTGCAGAGCATCTATAAAGTAAAAGTATCTGCTGATGCAACTGCAAAGGAATATGCACTTGACTCTGAGATCCGGTATAATGATGCTGAGAATAATAATTATGTCTCAGATACTGTCAAAGTTCTGGTGTCTGTTGAGAAGAGGTCAGACAGTACGATGTTTATTGCCGGATTTTTGGTGCTTGTTATCCTTCTTGCAATGGGAGCATGGTTTTATTCCAGAAAGAAGAACGGTAAATAA
- a CDS encoding PKD domain-containing protein — protein MNYHYSNYIITGCIFFLAFICAGASAVTVTVSPGYIQEGDTITIGIQDLADESIFGLRMQSDMNVEGSESFAFEATSVFLPFSLEKPDVYVRAEPVISAGLRAQNDGSVKSAEYIAGEDKIVDFSQGLDSLGSGTVDSLKLFGEMDTGTSTVNLTLQLEGKKNGADDSSITFGLKGMDEGNAVITVLVDGEVISSEDIKVGGTPPVPVANFTAGNLTGVDTLTVQFSDLSSGSPSEWLWDFGDGNTSDEKNPEYTYAAPGVYDVTLTVTNAGGSDTVTKYEFISIRSSATGAVLTLPDVTVPKDGYTIIPVYLSNCSGIKSLSGTASYDPAIVNVTGLSILNSAFEGAEMSVWYEEYGARLEFNNDYGFTSENPVVLFEIVVRGTGIPGETTHLPITDPECKSAEGIIYGGVYNSGNITVGVKGDFNGNGVVDIGDVSKVAYMVADKETLDPAADFNENYVVEVGDAAKIAYFIIGRISAL, from the coding sequence ATGAACTATCATTACAGTAATTACATCATTACCGGATGCATATTTTTCCTGGCATTTATCTGTGCCGGGGCATCTGCTGTTACAGTTACAGTCAGTCCCGGATATATTCAGGAAGGAGATACTATCACAATAGGCATTCAGGATCTGGCTGACGAAAGCATATTCGGACTCAGGATGCAGTCTGATATGAATGTTGAAGGTTCTGAAAGTTTTGCCTTTGAGGCAACCAGTGTTTTCCTTCCATTTTCGCTTGAAAAACCTGATGTATATGTTAGGGCAGAACCCGTAATCAGCGCCGGTTTAAGGGCACAGAATGACGGTTCAGTTAAGTCAGCTGAATATATCGCAGGTGAAGATAAAATTGTGGATTTCTCTCAGGGACTTGACAGTTTAGGTTCCGGAACTGTTGATTCTCTGAAACTTTTTGGTGAAATGGATACAGGGACTTCAACTGTTAATCTTACACTCCAGCTTGAAGGCAAAAAGAACGGTGCTGACGATTCATCAATAACTTTCGGTCTTAAGGGTATGGATGAGGGTAATGCTGTTATAACCGTTCTTGTTGACGGTGAAGTGATTTCTTCAGAAGATATTAAAGTGGGAGGAACACCTCCGGTTCCTGTGGCGAATTTCACTGCCGGGAATCTGACCGGTGTGGATACACTTACAGTTCAGTTCAGCGATCTCTCATCGGGCAGTCCTTCAGAATGGTTATGGGATTTTGGGGATGGTAATACATCAGATGAAAAGAACCCCGAATATACATATGCAGCACCGGGAGTTTATGACGTAACTCTTACTGTGACAAATGCAGGCGGTTCTGATACAGTGACAAAATATGAATTTATCAGTATAAGGTCATCTGCCACCGGTGCAGTTCTGACTCTTCCTGATGTTACTGTACCAAAAGATGGATATACGATAATTCCGGTTTATCTGAGCAATTGTTCCGGAATTAAAAGCCTTTCAGGTACTGCTTCATATGATCCTGCGATAGTGAATGTCACCGGCCTTAGTATTCTGAATTCTGCATTTGAGGGTGCTGAAATGAGTGTATGGTATGAGGAATATGGAGCACGGCTTGAATTTAATAATGATTATGGGTTCACATCCGAAAATCCGGTAGTTCTCTTTGAAATTGTTGTAAGAGGTACCGGAATTCCGGGTGAAACAACTCATCTCCCGATTACAGATCCGGAATGTAAGAGTGCTGAAGGAATAATTTACGGGGGTGTTTACAATTCGGGAAACATTACAGTCGGGGTAAAGGGTGATTTCAATGGGAATGGTGTTGTTGATATCGGAGATGTCTCAAAAGTTGCATATATGGTTGCAGATAAGGAAACCCTTGATCCAGCAGCAGATTTCAATGAAAATTATGTTGTTGAGGTAGGTGATGCGGCAAAGATTGCTTATTTTATCATTGGAAGGATTTCAGCATTATAG
- a CDS encoding COG1361 S-layer family protein, translating into MIIFDIIIFLFRWIKENVTSVVPDPHISGKMSSSLTGCVLAAALLICMLVMPVSGAGEKFIWSEPKLTATIEGSNEFFPGNTYPVTILIENKAVDTEELLGLEYPMVETDPATALGTDAALTSGDAPVNVKSDSYMVGDIEQGESLTVTYFIYIDDEAEAGNYNLFLMTESRYVFSGYFDESGELRYDFRNSLQEIEIPVKVKGKFIPSDLNVTTENLNSGKEGYINVGFVNSGYASGKDAEAEIIMSPYSPVKIEEGCVYLGDIAFGDSGNARFKAVVSGDVESGVYPAEFIVMYTDESGNSAKSEAEIVGIPVGKGPKFDILSEEFVFSPGETRSFSVSYRNTGDATAYGANSKITAKNPFKAVTDSVILGDIAPGETVTAEYKLSLGGTAILKPYALNSEIKYRDESDNLCLSDELKVEFVAVNKSGIGELVTNPVVDAVILAVILFGLYYSLRRKKN; encoded by the coding sequence ATGATAATATTTGATATTATAATATTTTTATTCCGGTGGATTAAAGAGAATGTCACATCTGTTGTGCCTGACCCTCATATTTCAGGCAAAATGAGTTCTTCTCTGACCGGTTGTGTTCTTGCTGCTGCACTGTTGATCTGCATGCTTGTTATGCCGGTATCTGGTGCGGGTGAGAAATTTATCTGGAGTGAACCAAAGCTTACTGCAACAATTGAAGGTTCAAATGAGTTCTTCCCCGGAAATACATATCCTGTGACTATTTTGATTGAGAATAAAGCTGTTGATACTGAAGAGCTTTTAGGGCTGGAGTATCCAATGGTGGAGACTGATCCGGCAACTGCACTCGGCACTGATGCTGCTTTAACATCCGGTGATGCACCTGTAAACGTAAAGAGTGACAGCTATATGGTGGGTGATATCGAACAGGGTGAAAGCCTTACAGTTACATATTTTATTTATATTGACGATGAGGCAGAGGCAGGCAATTATAATCTGTTCTTAATGACTGAATCCAGATATGTTTTCTCCGGTTATTTTGACGAGTCGGGGGAGTTGAGGTACGATTTCAGAAATTCTCTCCAGGAAATTGAAATTCCGGTAAAGGTTAAGGGGAAATTTATTCCATCGGATCTGAATGTCACAACAGAAAACCTGAATTCCGGAAAGGAAGGCTATATCAATGTTGGTTTTGTCAATTCCGGTTATGCTTCCGGAAAAGATGCCGAAGCAGAGATTATTATGTCGCCCTATTCTCCGGTAAAGATTGAGGAAGGCTGTGTATATCTCGGTGATATAGCTTTTGGAGATTCCGGCAATGCCAGGTTTAAGGCAGTCGTTTCCGGAGATGTTGAGAGCGGAGTATATCCGGCAGAGTTTATTGTAATGTATACTGATGAATCTGGTAATTCAGCGAAGTCCGAGGCTGAAATTGTCGGAATTCCGGTTGGCAAAGGTCCGAAATTTGATATTTTGTCTGAAGAATTTGTATTTTCTCCGGGAGAAACCAGAAGCTTTAGTGTCAGTTACAGAAATACCGGAGATGCAACTGCATATGGTGCAAATTCAAAAATTACTGCAAAAAATCCGTTTAAGGCAGTGACTGATTCAGTAATTCTGGGTGATATTGCGCCGGGAGAGACAGTCACTGCTGAATATAAACTATCACTTGGGGGAACGGCAATTTTAAAGCCCTATGCGTTAAATTCTGAGATAAAATACAGAGATGAATCTGATAATCTCTGCCTTTCCGATGAACTGAAGGTGGAATTTGTTGCAGTAAATAAGTCCGGCATTGGTGAACTGGTTACAAATCCTGTAGTAGATGCTGTCATTCTGGCAGTTATTCTCTTTGGATTGTACTATTCACTGAGAAGAAAGAAGAATTAG
- a CDS encoding CatB-related O-acetyltransferase encodes MEDGCIGQYAAYHDGKKLNYELMKKFPGAVIFEGAVVFPDCKLGDNVVIHPGVGISSSVIGDYTYTWSGMHNTTVGKFCSIALHNRIGYGFHPSGTFVATHPAFYSKWNPGVLASFTDETVFQESLPIKIGNDVWIGTGCTILDGKTIGDGAIIGAGSVVTKDVPDYAIAAGSPAKIIKYRFNEDQISLLKEFKWWNKSIEWIKENAGLFRDIDKFCKYIQINK; translated from the coding sequence ATGGAAGACGGATGTATCGGTCAGTATGCGGCGTACCACGATGGAAAAAAACTCAATTATGAACTGATGAAGAAATTTCCGGGTGCAGTTATCTTTGAAGGTGCAGTAGTATTTCCGGACTGCAAACTCGGCGATAACGTGGTCATACATCCGGGAGTAGGGATTTCATCATCTGTTATAGGAGATTACACATATACCTGGTCGGGCATGCATAATACCACAGTCGGGAAGTTCTGTTCAATTGCCCTGCATAACAGAATCGGATATGGTTTTCATCCTTCCGGAACTTTTGTTGCAACTCATCCGGCATTTTATTCAAAGTGGAATCCGGGGGTACTGGCTTCTTTTACAGATGAAACTGTCTTTCAGGAGAGTCTGCCAATAAAAATAGGGAATGATGTCTGGATCGGTACCGGATGCACCATACTTGACGGAAAAACAATAGGTGACGGGGCAATAATAGGTGCAGGTTCGGTTGTGACAAAAGATGTTCCGGACTATGCAATAGCTGCAGGGTCTCCGGCAAAAATTATTAAATACCGTTTTAATGAAGATCAGATCTCACTTCTGAAAGAATTCAAATGGTGGAATAAGAGTATTGAATGGATTAAAGAGAACGCAGGATTATTCAGGGACATTGATAAATTCTGTAAGTATATACAGATAAATAAATAA
- a CDS encoding YciI family protein: protein MFVVLLKYITETEMIDNYLPAHRDYLTEQYQNGNFIISGRQIPRTGGIIFANVCSRDELEGIIEKDPFKINNIADYEFIEFEPTMSCEELEWIL from the coding sequence ATGTTTGTAGTATTACTGAAATACATTACAGAAACGGAAATGATTGACAATTATCTTCCGGCGCACAGGGATTACCTTACCGAACAATATCAAAACGGGAATTTTATTATCTCCGGAAGACAGATACCACGTACAGGCGGTATTATTTTTGCAAATGTGTGCAGCAGGGATGAACTGGAAGGAATAATCGAAAAAGATCCTTTTAAAATTAATAACATTGCCGATTATGAATTCATTGAATTTGAACCCACTATGTCATGTGAAGAACTTGAGTGGATTCTCTGA
- a CDS encoding nitrite/sulfite reductase domain-containing protein yields MTEKIRGAIIQRDRETYAIVPRSPAGIVTTKNLEDIVKTVKKYDIPIIKMTSGQRMVLVGIKKEDIENIKTELGMPIGEATAPCLHYVQTCPGTAVCKYGNQDSLSLGLEIEELYKDLNLHAKLKFGISGCPRCCGESYVRDIGIFGSGKGWTVTFGGNSGGRPRIADVIAKNITKDEALDLTKRLLEYYKISGKPGERTARFMERIGFDTLQSELLTTIPYIELK; encoded by the coding sequence ATGACTGAGAAAATACGAGGAGCAATAATCCAGAGAGACAGAGAGACTTATGCCATTGTCCCCAGAAGTCCGGCAGGGATAGTCACAACAAAAAATCTTGAAGATATTGTAAAAACTGTCAAAAAATATGATATTCCAATCATTAAAATGACATCAGGACAAAGAATGGTCCTGGTAGGTATTAAAAAAGAAGATATTGAAAATATTAAAACAGAACTTGGAATGCCTATTGGAGAGGCTACTGCACCCTGCCTTCATTATGTGCAGACCTGTCCCGGCACAGCAGTATGCAAGTACGGAAATCAGGACTCACTTTCACTTGGTCTTGAGATAGAGGAATTATACAAAGATCTAAATCTTCATGCAAAACTGAAATTCGGCATATCCGGCTGTCCAAGATGCTGCGGTGAGAGTTATGTCCGTGACATTGGAATATTTGGCTCAGGTAAAGGATGGACCGTAACATTTGGAGGTAACTCCGGCGGAAGACCAAGAATAGCCGATGTAATAGCTAAGAACATTACAAAGGATGAGGCTCTTGACCTGACAAAACGCCTGCTTGAATATTATAAAATTAGTGGTAAACCAGGAGAGAGGACAGCACGTTTCATGGAGAGAATCGGCTTTGATACCCTTCAGAGTGAACTTCTGACTACAATTCCATACATTGAGCTGAAATAA
- a CDS encoding BaiN/RdsA family NAD(P)/FAD-dependent oxidoreductase encodes MINNNQIYDTIIIGGGPAGLFCAANISIEHAEKGKYNGNSDNKILILEKKKLCGRKLLITGTGQCNITNKEEIKKFPAHYGGNGNFLKPSLSSFSNRDLISFFESRGLPLVTDKNGKVFPESKKASDVLDILISECEKKGVLIKTGDAVIKTEYQDNKRPGDLGLSDINLSDEHPGGRFIVHTENDRYECRNLVVATGGMTYPATGSTGDGYKFASGFGHTVISPSPALAAVYIRDFELSDLSGISFEGVKISLFRDNCKMSEQSGDLLITHKGFSGPCILHLSRHILPGDILKISFISGKNPEIFRQDITEKIEESSTKTVRKVLTESGLPERFVKKYLEISGISADLTCAHFNKKMRNRIISGLLGYEVLVDSLSGLNEAMVTKGGVDLKEINRKTLESKIIPGLYFIGEVSDIDGDTGGYNLQAAFSMAFAAARSISGKK; translated from the coding sequence ATGATCAATAATAATCAGATATATGATACAATAATAATCGGTGGCGGGCCGGCCGGTCTTTTCTGTGCTGCAAATATCTCCATAGAACACGCAGAAAAAGGAAAATATAATGGAAATTCTGACAATAAAATTCTTATCCTGGAGAAGAAAAAACTCTGCGGGAGAAAACTCCTGATAACCGGGACAGGGCAGTGCAATATTACCAATAAGGAAGAGATAAAAAAATTTCCTGCACATTACGGTGGCAACGGGAATTTTCTTAAACCTTCTTTATCGTCTTTTTCAAACAGGGATCTCATCAGTTTCTTTGAGAGCAGGGGTCTGCCACTTGTTACAGATAAAAACGGCAAGGTTTTTCCGGAATCGAAAAAAGCTTCAGATGTTCTTGATATTTTAATTTCTGAATGTGAAAAGAAGGGAGTTCTGATAAAAACCGGTGATGCTGTAATTAAAACTGAATATCAGGACAATAAACGTCCCGGAGATTTGGGTCTGTCAGATATTAATCTCTCAGATGAGCATCCTGGAGGGAGATTTATAGTTCATACGGAGAATGACAGATACGAATGCAGAAATCTGGTTGTCGCAACCGGAGGAATGACCTATCCTGCAACAGGTTCAACAGGTGACGGTTATAAATTTGCCAGTGGTTTTGGGCATACTGTTATCAGTCCTTCACCTGCACTTGCTGCTGTTTATATCCGGGATTTTGAGCTATCTGATCTTTCAGGAATATCTTTTGAAGGCGTTAAAATATCTCTTTTCAGAGATAATTGTAAGATGTCGGAGCAGTCCGGTGATCTGCTGATAACCCATAAGGGGTTTTCAGGCCCCTGTATCCTTCATTTATCAAGGCATATTCTCCCGGGAGATATTCTTAAGATTTCTTTTATATCCGGAAAAAATCCTGAAATTTTCAGGCAGGATATAACTGAAAAAATTGAAGAAAGCAGTACAAAAACTGTCAGAAAGGTCCTGACTGAATCCGGACTCCCGGAGAGATTTGTGAAAAAATATCTTGAGATTTCCGGGATTTCTGCTGATCTTACCTGTGCTCACTTTAATAAGAAGATGAGAAACAGGATTATATCAGGACTTTTAGGTTATGAAGTCCTGGTGGATTCTCTCTCCGGGTTAAATGAAGCGATGGTAACAAAGGGCGGCGTTGATCTAAAGGAGATAAACCGGAAGACGCTGGAGTCTAAAATAATTCCCGGTCTTTATTTTATCGGTGAAGTATCTGATATTGACGGGGATACCGGTGGTTATAATCTTCAGGCGGCATTTTCAATGGCTTTTGCTGCCGCTCGTTCAATTTCCGGAAAAAAGTAA